A genomic segment from Castor canadensis chromosome 1, mCasCan1.hap1v2, whole genome shotgun sequence encodes:
- the Cstpp1 gene encoding centriolar satellite-associated tubulin polyglutamylase complex regulator 1 isoform X6: MYTAAFGVHECPNLLTMREYHCLLQLLCPDFPLELTQKAARIVLMDDAMDCLMSFSDFLFAFQIQFYYSEFLDSVAAIYQDLLSGKNPNTVIVPTSSSGQHRQRPALGEASMLEGVEASLFYQCLENLCDRHKYSCPPPALVKEILSNVQRLTFYGFLVALSKHHGINQALGALPDKGDLMHDPAMDEELERLVVRSRLHRTAQQHRGEEPGAFAFQRRDKLEALERVPSAPTPNQYRWEPREPHSTPITLLEPYLLHEFHLCPQRGLKS, encoded by the exons ATGTACACAGCAGCATTTGGAGTTCATGAATGCCCAA ATTTGCTGACCATGAGGGAATATCACTGTTTGCTTCAGTTACTGTGTCCAGATTTCCCACTGGAGCTCACTCAGAAAGCAGCCAG GATTGTACTCATGGACGATGCTATGGACTGCTTGATGTCTTTCTCAGATTTTCTCTTTGCCTTCCAGATCCAGTTTTACTATTCAG AATTTCTGGACAGTGTGGCTGCCATCTATCAGGACCTGCTGTCAGGCAAGaaccccaacacagtgattgtgccAACGTCATCCAGTGGGCAACATCGCCAGCGACCTGCCTTGGGTGAGGCCAGCATGTTGGAGGGAGTGGAGGCGTCACTGTTCTACCAGTGCCTGGAAAACCTGTGTGACCGGCACAAGTACAG CTGCCCACCCCCAGCACTTGTCAAAGAGATCCTAAGCAATGTTCAGAGACTGACCTTCTATGGATTCCTTGTGGCCCTCTCAAAGCATCATGGAATCAATCAAGCCCTAG GAGCTTTGCCTGACAAAGGGGACCTGATGCATGACCCAGCCATGGACGAGGAGCTAGAACGGCT GGTGGTGAGGTCGAGGCTGCACCGGACTGCACAGCAGCACAGGGGCGAGGAGCCAGGGGCCTTTGCCTTTCAGAGAAGAGacaagctggaggccctggagAGAGTGCCCTCAGCACCAACGCCCAACCAGTATCGGTGGGAACCCAGAGA GCCTCACTCAACACCTATAACTCTACTGGAGCCCTACCTCCTCCATGAGTTCCATCTATGTCCCCAAAGAGGTCTGAAGAGCTGA
- the Cstpp1 gene encoding centriolar satellite-associated tubulin polyglutamylase complex regulator 1 isoform X8, producing the protein MALPGSSLNNLLTMREYHCLLQLLCPDFPLELTQKAARIVLMDDAMDCLMSFSDFLFAFQIQFYYSEFLDSVAAIYQDLLSGKNPNTVIVPTSSSGQHRQRPALGEASMLEGVEASLFYQCLENLCDRHKYSCPPPALVKEILSNVQRLTFYGFLVALSKHHGINQALGALPDKGDLMHDPAMDEELERLVVRSRLHRTAQQHRGEEPGAFAFQRRDKLEALERVPSAPTPNQYRWEPREPHSTPITLLEPYLLHEFHLCPQRGLKS; encoded by the exons ATTTGCTGACCATGAGGGAATATCACTGTTTGCTTCAGTTACTGTGTCCAGATTTCCCACTGGAGCTCACTCAGAAAGCAGCCAG GATTGTACTCATGGACGATGCTATGGACTGCTTGATGTCTTTCTCAGATTTTCTCTTTGCCTTCCAGATCCAGTTTTACTATTCAG AATTTCTGGACAGTGTGGCTGCCATCTATCAGGACCTGCTGTCAGGCAAGaaccccaacacagtgattgtgccAACGTCATCCAGTGGGCAACATCGCCAGCGACCTGCCTTGGGTGAGGCCAGCATGTTGGAGGGAGTGGAGGCGTCACTGTTCTACCAGTGCCTGGAAAACCTGTGTGACCGGCACAAGTACAG CTGCCCACCCCCAGCACTTGTCAAAGAGATCCTAAGCAATGTTCAGAGACTGACCTTCTATGGATTCCTTGTGGCCCTCTCAAAGCATCATGGAATCAATCAAGCCCTAG GAGCTTTGCCTGACAAAGGGGACCTGATGCATGACCCAGCCATGGACGAGGAGCTAGAACGGCT GGTGGTGAGGTCGAGGCTGCACCGGACTGCACAGCAGCACAGGGGCGAGGAGCCAGGGGCCTTTGCCTTTCAGAGAAGAGacaagctggaggccctggagAGAGTGCCCTCAGCACCAACGCCCAACCAGTATCGGTGGGAACCCAGAGA GCCTCACTCAACACCTATAACTCTACTGGAGCCCTACCTCCTCCATGAGTTCCATCTATGTCCCCAAAGAGGTCTGAAGAGCTGA